The bacterium genome includes a window with the following:
- a CDS encoding HIT family protein, which yields MCPFCPIPETDIVAGNASHIVIHDRFPVSPGHSLIIPRRHVASLFELTAEEFSALHELLHTTRSQLDAQYQPDGYNIGVNVGEAAGQTVFHLHVHVIPPIRELECFA from the coding sequence ATGTGCCCGTTCTGCCCGATTCCCGAAACCGACATTGTGGCCGGAAACGCCAGCCACATCGTCATCCACGACCGCTTTCCGGTTTCACCGGGGCATTCCCTCATCATTCCACGCCGTCATGTCGCCTCGCTGTTTGAACTGACGGCGGAGGAATTCAGCGCCCTGCACGAACTGTTGCACACCACCCGTAGCCAACTGGATGCGCAATACCAGCCGGATGGCTACAACATCGGCGTCAATGTCGGGGAAGCTGCCGGGCAGACGGTGTTTCACCTGCATGTGCATGTGATTCCGCCGATCCGCGAGCTAGAGTGCTTTGCTTGA
- a CDS encoding DNA adenine methylase yields MAYSFSPLRYPGGKSRLANFIKLTLKLNGLEGGVYVEPFAGGAGVALLLLLENKVSRIMINDLDPAVHAFWFAVLNYPEELCEIIHKTPVTIDNWYKQREIFNRRDSNNSLELGFATFFLNRTNRSGILKGGVIGGLKQTGNWKIDARYPKHKLIENIQSVSHHKGRIILANLDARDFIRRYQQQFNSNTLLYLDPPYFHKGQKLYHNALESDDHALIANTVLRELQTHWIVSYDDTVEISQLYPNNRQATYPLNYTAARRYHGSEIMIYSNSLQVPDVDNPFRIRKDEFLRQYRELSTPNSTLSQG; encoded by the coding sequence ATGGCATATTCATTTAGTCCCTTACGCTACCCTGGTGGAAAAAGTCGCTTGGCTAACTTCATCAAGCTAACGCTCAAGCTCAATGGGCTTGAGGGGGGGGTCTATGTTGAGCCATTTGCTGGAGGAGCGGGAGTTGCCTTGCTCCTTTTGCTCGAAAATAAGGTTTCCAGAATCATGATCAACGACCTTGATCCAGCCGTACATGCATTTTGGTTCGCTGTTCTGAATTACCCAGAGGAGTTGTGTGAAATTATTCATAAAACGCCAGTTACTATAGATAATTGGTACAAGCAACGAGAGATTTTTAACCGAAGAGATAGCAACAATTCTTTAGAGCTAGGGTTTGCAACGTTCTTTTTAAATCGGACTAATCGCTCTGGTATTCTTAAAGGTGGGGTCATCGGTGGGCTAAAGCAAACAGGAAATTGGAAGATTGATGCTCGCTATCCAAAACACAAACTGATTGAGAATATTCAATCAGTTTCTCATCATAAAGGCCGCATCATCCTTGCCAACTTGGATGCAAGAGATTTTATCCGTCGGTATCAACAACAATTCAATTCAAATACTTTGCTTTACCTTGATCCCCCGTACTTCCATAAAGGACAAAAGCTTTATCACAATGCCCTAGAGTCTGATGACCACGCTCTTATTGCGAACACTGTGCTGAGAGAGTTACAAACACATTGGATTGTCTCATATGATGACACAGTTGAGATCAGCCAACTTTACCCAAATAATCGTCAAGCTACCTATCCGCTAAATTATACAGCAGCTAGGCGTTATCATGGCAGTGAGATCATGATCTATAGTAATAGTCTACAAGTTCCTGATGTTGATAACCCCTTCCGGATAAGAAAAGATGAGTTTCTTCGACAATACCGTGAACTTTCAACCCCAAACTCGACACTCAGTCAAGGGTAG